The following coding sequences lie in one Trichocoleus desertorum ATA4-8-CV12 genomic window:
- a CDS encoding IS4 family transposase, translating into GGYQVESTRLNPQRLSGLFVLLALAYTSAVIQGHEVRTQGLASYICRAQEGRRMRRRHSDFWVVYMPKPG; encoded by the coding sequence GTGGGGGCTATCAAGTCGAATCTACTCGTCTCAATCCCCAACGTTTATCCGGTTTATTTGTCCTCTTAGCCCTTGCCTATACCAGTGCGGTCATCCAAGGTCATGAAGTTCGCACTCAAGGCTTAGCTAGCTATATTTGTCGAGCCCAAGAAGGGCGAAGAATGAGGCGCAGACATAGTGATTTTTGGGTGGTTTATATGCCCAAGCCTGGTTAG